AGGCTCATGGCCTCGAGCGCTCGCTCTACGAGGGGCCGGTCGGCATCCTCAGCGTCTTCGAGCACTTCGCCGAGAGCGCGGGAATCCCGACCGCTGGTCTGTGGGCGAGCGTGCCCCACTACGTCGCCTCGGCCACGCCCTCCCCCAAGGTCACCCTCGCGCTCCTCGATCGCCTCGAGGAGCTCACCGGCGTCGACGTCGACCGACAGCACCTGCGCACGGAGGCGGCCACGTGGGAGGCGTCGATCGATGCCGCCGCATCCGAGGACGAGGACATGGCCGAGTACATCCGCCAGCTCGAGCGCACCCGCGACACCTGGGACTCCCCCGAGGCATCCGGCGATGCGATCGCGCAGGCGTTCGAACGCTACCTGCGCCGCCGGGGCGACGCCCCCGGCGATCACAAGCGCTGACGCGGCTCAGGCCGCGATCACTCCGGTGCCGAGCAGGATCAGCAGAACCGTGCCGAGCAGGATCCGGTAGATCACGAACGGCAGGAAGCTGCGCTTCGAGATGAAGTTCATGAAGAACGCGATGACGCCGAGCGCGACGACGAACGCGATGCCGGTCGCGGCCAGCGTGTCGCCGAACGAGAAGAACGAGGGCTCTCCCCAGCTCTTGAACACCTGATAGAAGCCGCTGCCGAAGACCGCCGGGATCGCGAGCAGGAAGGCGTATCGAGCCGCTGCGGCGCGCTCGTATCCGAGGAAGAGTCCCATCGTGATCGTGCCACCGGAGCGGGAGACGCCGGGGATCAGAGCGAGAGCCTGCGCGAATCCGAACGCGATGCCGTGCGGGTAGGTCAGGTCGCCGAGCTTGCGACGCTTGGCCCCGACGTGGTCGGCGACGCCGAGCAGGATGCCGAACACGATGAGCATGATCGCCACGATCCAGAGCGAGCGGAACACGGTCTCGATCTGATCCTGGAAGAACAGGCCGAGCACGACGATCGGGATGCTGCCGATGATGATCATCCAGCCCATCCGCGCGTCCGGGTCGCTGCGCGGAACGCGTCCCGCGAGCGAGCGGAACCACTGCGAGATGATGCGCACGATGTCACGCCAGAAGAAGACCACGACGGCTGCCTCGGTGCCGATCTGGGTGATCGCGGTGAACGCCGCCCCCGGGTCCTCCCCCGACGGCAGGAACGTGCCGAGGATGCGCAGGTGGGCGCTGGAGGAGATGGGCAGGAACTCGGTGAGTCCCTGGACGATGCCGAGGATGAGGGCTTCGAGCAGGTGCATGGAGGGCCTTCTGGTGAGGGGAGGGCGCGGAAGCGGGCGGGCTGCGGTCAGTACGTGCGCAGCAGATCGGCCAGCACCCGCTGGCCGAAGACAAGCGATTCTACGGGCACACGCTCGTCGACGCCGTGGAACATGCCCGTGAAGTCGAGGTCGGCCGGCAGCTTCAGCGGAGCGAACCCGTATCCCGTGATGCCGAGGTAGGCCAGCGCCTTGTTGTCGGTTCCGGCCCCCAGCAGATACGGGATCACGGGGACGCCGGGGTCGTGGCGGCCGATGCTCGCGACCATGGCCTCGACGAGCTCGCCCTCGAAGGGCGTCTCCATGCCGATGTCGCGCACGACCGTCTCGATGACGATCTCGTCGCCGACGATCTGCTGCAGCTCGGCCAGGACGTCGTCCTCGGTGCCGGGGATCACGCGCACGTCGATCAGCGCCTCGGCGCGCTCGGGGATCACGTTGTGCT
This genomic interval from Microbacterium sp. LWH11-1.2 contains the following:
- a CDS encoding undecaprenyl-diphosphate phosphatase, which gives rise to MHLLEALILGIVQGLTEFLPISSSAHLRILGTFLPSGEDPGAAFTAITQIGTEAAVVVFFWRDIVRIISQWFRSLAGRVPRSDPDARMGWMIIIGSIPIVVLGLFFQDQIETVFRSLWIVAIMLIVFGILLGVADHVGAKRRKLGDLTYPHGIAFGFAQALALIPGVSRSGGTITMGLFLGYERAAAARYAFLLAIPAVFGSGFYQVFKSWGEPSFFSFGDTLAATGIAFVVALGVIAFFMNFISKRSFLPFVIYRILLGTVLLILLGTGVIAA